Genomic segment of Streptococcus hyointestinalis:
TGAGATTTTAAAACCTTTTAATGGTCGTGTGTACGACCCAGCCTGTGGTTCTGGCGGTATGTTTGTCCAATCAGAGACATTTATTGAAAATCATAGCGGCAATATTAACAATCTCTCCATTTACGGACAAGAAGCCAATGCCGATACGTGGAAAATGGCAAAAATCAACATGGCTATTCGCGGTATTGAACCTAACTTTGGACCTCATCAAGCAGATACTTTTACCAACGATTTACACCCGACACTCAAGGCGGACTATATCATGGCAAATCCTCCGTTTAACTTGAAGAAGTGGGGAGCAGATAAGCTAGCAGATGACGTTCGTTGGAAGTACGGCACACCTCCTGATAGTAATGCTAACTATGCGTGGATACAACACATGATACATCACTTGGCGCCTAATGGTAAAATTGGTCTTGTCTTGGCAAATGGGTCACTATCATCTACGCAAAGTGGCGAAGGGGATATTCGAAAAGCTATTATCGAGGATGATTTGGTTGAAGGTATTGTGGCACTCCCTGCCCAACTCTTTTACAGTGTGACTATCCCAGCCTGCCTCTGGTTTATTTCTAAGAATAAAAAGCAAAAAGGAAAAACGGTCTTTATCGATGCCAGAAATCTAGGTCACATGGTTGACCGTAAACATAGAGATTTTACGGACGATGACATCCAAAAGATTGCTAAGACATTTGAAGCCTTCCAAGAAGGAACATTGGAAAATGAAAAAGGCTTTTGTGCTGTTGTCGAGACTGAGGACATTGCTGAGCAGGACTATATCTTAACGCCAGGACGTTATGTCGGTGTTGAAGACAGGGAAGAAGATAGCGAACCCTTTGAAGAGAAAATGGAACGCTTAACCGCAGAACTGTCTGAACTATTTA
This window contains:
- a CDS encoding SAM-dependent methyltransferase — translated: KDLLGRTYEYCLEQFAAYEGKNGGEFYTPTSIVKTIVEILKPFNGRVYDPACGSGGMFVQSETFIENHSGNINNLSIYGQEANADTWKMAKINMAIRGIEPNFGPHQADTFTNDLHPTLKADYIMANPPFNLKKWGADKLADDVRWKYGTPPDSNANYAWIQHMIHHLAPNGKIGLVLANGSLSSTQSGEGDIRKAIIEDDLVEGIVALPAQLFYSVTIPACLWFISKNKKQKGKTVFIDARNLGHMVDRKHRDFTDDDIQKIAKTFEAFQEGTLENEKGFCAVVETEDIAEQDYILTPGRYVGVEDREEDSEPFEEKMERLTAELSELFKQSHVLEEEIKQRLEEIGFEI